In a genomic window of Metopolophium dirhodum isolate CAU unplaced genomic scaffold, ASM1992520v1 scaffold50, whole genome shotgun sequence:
- the LOC132953499 gene encoding NADH-ubiquinone oxidoreductase chain 5-like: protein FILINYYRNLNYLFFISLIIIFASLTKRAQIPFSSWLPLAIAAPTPVSSLVHSSTLVTAGIYLIIRFNEIFLNFSFLNYLIVISCLTILISGLNAIFEFDLKKIIAFSTLSQISFIFMILCLGKIDICFFYLLIHALFKSIIFLRSGILILNINNNQDIRKIGGLIDYLPFCGLIFIFTLISLCGFPFFCSFYSKDLIFEYFLIINLNFFFFFFFLFSFFLTFFYSIRVIYYLIIINFSIFNYLMIIKFERKILIISIIFISFIMLFFGSFFI, encoded by the coding sequence attttattttaattaattattatagaaatttaaattatttattttttattagtttgataattatatttgcttCTTTGACTAAAAGAGCTCAAATTCCTTTTTCTTCTTGGTTGCCTTTAGCTATAGCAGCTCCTACACCTGTTTCTTCTTTAGTTCATTCTTCTACTTTAGTAACTGctggtatttatttaataattcggtttaatgaaatttttttaaatttttcttttttaaattatttaatagtaatttcttgtttaactatattaatatctggtttaaatgcaatttttgaatttgatttaaagaaaattattgcTTTTTCTACTTTAAgtcaaataagttttatatttatgattttatgtttaggtaaaattgatatatgttttttttatttattaatacatgctttatttaaatctataatatttttgagatctggtattttaattcttaatataaataataatcaagatATTCGTAAAATAGGGggattaattgattatttacctttttgtggtttgatttttatatttactttaatatcattatgtggTTTTCCTTTTTTCTGTAGTTTTTATTCTAAGGACttgatttttgaatactttttaataataaatttgaattttttttttttttttttttttttattttctttttttttaacttttttttattcaattcgtgtaatttattatttaataataataaatttttctatatttaattatttaatgattattaaatttgaaagaaaaatcttaattattagtataatatttattagttttattatgttgttttttggttctttttttatatga